Within the Salvia splendens isolate huo1 unplaced genomic scaffold, SspV2 ctg186, whole genome shotgun sequence genome, the region GGGTGACCAATTAATCAATTATTGAGGACTTATTTATCATACATGTATGGGGTTGTTTTGGCAGCAACCAGATTCTCAAACCCTcttcgttttatttttaatttactttacATCATTCTATTAGTGTTttttatactactccatttaAATTATAAGGATTCTCACTCCGTATGACTCCAAATTTATAgtatatagtttgtattttcCAAGAATTATAGATATCATGGTTATTGTGTGAGTTCgttgatttattttaaataaacataaatcattCGAATAGAAAAATTATTGGATTTTGAATATGTTAGAATAGTCAATCTGAGCCATGATCTGACCATTGTTATATAATAGGAAGCAGTAAAATATAATGACTCATTAATGGTTACCTTAATCAACTGTATAAGTTATTTTGACCTTAATCAAAACTATAGATTATAGGTGAGTGCAACTTTATAGGTCCAAACTCGCTCTCTAGTCCTCGTAGTTCGGCTTGAAATAATTGGTCATTGTCTTCAATTCTAGCTAGTCTACTTGTTATATCAATAAAAATGACTGGTACTTaaagagatttttttttcatatttataaaaaaaaatcacaaaataaggAAGGAAATGAAAATTCTGTGATGTAGGGTGAATATTAATTAGTCGGTTAATGGTTAATCGGCAATTGATCGAGTAAAACGGTTATTAACTAATCGATAGTCAAAATTTTTTGCTTTCAATTCGATTCCCAttatatttaagaaaaaaattgattaacAATTACAACTGATAATCGAACTGATAATAATAAACGACAAATCATGTCATAAAAAGCGTGATTGGTAGACCCATGGTTATGAAAGATATTTTAGCCGATACCTTATAGAAGTAAGTTATCGATAATGTAATAAGCACAATGGATTCAATAAGTCCGTGCAATGTTGGTCAATATGTACAAAAAAAGCGTTATCAAAAGACATGTCGATAATGAGTGACAACTGATGACAAATACTTATAGAAAAACTTTTTTGACCAATTTGAGaagataaatttaaatttaagtgATTCgtaattcttttatttatttcgattttgttgtttttataattttaaactaTGGAGTACgattttaggatttaatttttaaatttttaataatttaattttatgaattttaattgaataatgTTTGAAACTTAATCATTAAATATATTTCAATCGAAACAAATATGAAAATGGATAATTTTAAAAGTAGTTCTAGTAAAAGATAATGCTACTTAATCTCTTCTATACGATCCATCGCTGATCGTATCTCTGTCCCATAATTCATAAGCCTATATAggattttttttcgttttaatTTTCTAGGTCTAATATTTGAACCCTAATAACAATAATCAAAGTATAAAATGGAGAGTAAAAGTTTTTAAAACTTGATTACCAAAGCCACCATCCATTTGCTTAAACGATGTCGTTTAGATCACTTTGCTGAGCCCAGAAATGCTAAAACGCAAGGGAAACTAGAAACTAGAAAATCCCCCATTTCGATCTCTCTAAAATCTAAATCTCTCAACACACAAACATCAACCAGCAAAATTCAATTCCCTCTGCACATCGATCGACGATCCATGCTCCGGAATCAGATACACCCACGAAACCACTCAATCTTATTTACAAagataaagtagagagagagagatcgagGGGGAAGGGCGTGCGTCAATCCATGGTGTCGTTCGTGAGCGCGTTGCTCTATGGAGTTGGCGGAATCGTGGTGGCCGGCATGGCATTGCTCGTGGCTTTCCAGGAGAAGCTCGTCTACGTACCCGTGCTGCCTGGTCTCACTAAGTCCTACCCCATCACCCCTGCCCGTCTCCGCCTCTTATACGAGGATGTCTGGCTCACTTCATCAGACGGCGTCCGTCTCCACGCTTGGTTCATCAAGCTCTCCTCCGATTGTAAAGGTTTGTGTCTTTTTATTAGGTTATGTGTATGCTTTACTGTTTTAACGGTTGTTTGGAGTCGCGATTGTAGTCTAATCGCAATgaatctttttttcttcttctgatAATTTGGCActtgatttttagggttttGTGGTAGTGTGTAGACGAAGCTTccaaaattctttttttttttgttagtgtGGTGGGGTGATGTGTAATTAAGATGCTTACCACTGATTTTTATGAAAAGTAGTGGCTTGGAGTTGGAAACATGGATCCGAGGCTAattatgataaaataagagaactTTGGCAGGAATTAGGAAAATGATGCTGTAGAACTGCTACAAAAACTGTACAGTAGCTAgaatattatggaaatattttttgttatcATTTGAGAATCTCAAATTGAGATAAATGTTTGCAATGTGGGAAGATTAGTAAACTTATGGTTAAGTTTTCTTGAAAGCGTAAATATGGAACTATGGATAACATATTAGAGTATGGGTGATTACCATTCATTGTTTCATTATAGGGGCTGGTCAACTTCTTTGACATGTAggttttattttcatttgaacaTAGTGGTAATTTCGTCTCAGTGCAAATATGTGGGGGCGTGTTTGATACATAGGAAAAGTCAAGAAAAACCTTGATTTATGGGTCTATCAAATGTTTGATACATAAGAAAAGCCATTATGTTAGGGGTGTGTTTGATACATAAGAAAAGCCATTATGTTAGGGATTTATCAAATGTTTGATACATAAGAAAAGCCATTTTTAAAACTTCGCTTCTCTATCTGACCTTTTCTCAGTTTACGTATCAAACGGATCATTATAAGTACTGCTAAACTGTGAGCAACGTATCAGCGGCATCTCTAACTAAACAAATACTTGCTTTCTCTTTGTGTCCTATAGTACCACATGTTTGGAAAACTATGGACATCATAAAACTGCATGTACATCTATCTGTTTCCCTCTGTATTCACacaaagtaaaataataaaaaggacaAAAGGAGAGCATATATTTGATGGTGCAATTATTGCTAAGAAGAGTGTGAGTCTTGAAGGAGATGCATCAATTATTAAATTACTACTCCACTCTTCTGAGCCTCCTTATTTCTGGCCTTCTATTTTATCATTTACATTTGTTTCTGAAACATAAGTTATTATTGATTGGACTGACTAACACTAAGACATGTTTTCATGACTTTTTCAGGTCCAACTATTCTCTTTTTCCAGGAAAATGCTGGCAGTATCTTTTTCGTTCTTTTTGTGGGTGGCTATTGGTTATATAACAATGTCTGATGTGTAGAGGACTAGAGGTAGCTCCCAGTGTTTCCTATTTGGGAAGGAATTTGTGTGTATTATGTTTATGTTGGGCCTTGACTAGTTAATTACAGATATTGCTCACCGCCTTGAAATGGTTCGGATTATGTTACAGCAATTGCAATGCAATGTTTTCATGCTTTCATACAGAGGGTGAGCAGCTTTTCTATATAGCAGATTGAAACCAGAGTTTATTGTCCTTTTTATGTGTGTATTTGTATCTACTTGCATCTTTTTCGAGCTCCTGACTATTAAATACATGTATTCTGTATCATCTTCTTCTGATAATACTTCATCCTCGTCTAGTTCACCTCTTTCTTTTCCATTTCTGCCCTTTTTCCCATCCTAGTTTGATGGTATGCTTGGTACACTTAGCCATTCTGTGCTTAGTTATCTAAACGAATTAGCTCATTTTTCTGCCTCAAAATTTTCAGTTATGGGGCTAGTGATGGGTTCCCTTCACAACAAGGTATCACTAAGGATGCTCAGGTTTGCCTTCTTGCTCCCGATCTTCTATATAAAAGTGTATTGCAGCCAATTCTCTAAGCTTTTAAATAGAGAAGGAGGATTATTGTATTCCTGCAGTGTCTTTTTGTGtatatacatgtatatttttaattctGTTATTTCATGTGGTGAGGTGTGGGAAGGATTGGATGCAACTTATGCTAATTCATGCCGTTTTCCAACTAAACAGGCTGCTTTGAACCATCTGGTTGAAAGAGTAGATATTGACACTTCCAGAATTGTTGTCTTTGGAAGGTCTCTTGGGGGAGCTGTTGGAACTGTGCTAGTTAGAAACAATCCAGACAAGGTAATATCATCCATTCATCCCTGCAGGCTGAGAACCACACTTCTTTTATATATCTTACCTTTTCTCTTCTCTCCCCCATGAGTTATTTACTTTAGCAAGGGAAAACCTTTATTTAATACAGTACCATTTTGTGCACAAACTTCTACTTTCAGAATTCAGATCAACAGATGTATCGAAGCGACAATTTTGTTTTTCCAACTAATGTCCAAAATAATATAGTACAGCTTTTGAAATAGACATAAGCTAATGTGAATGCGTAAGAGTGATATAGACATAATACAGCATCCCCCATTTTCCTGTTAATTTGCATTTACTCTCCATTTCCTAGTTTGTTCTGAATTTTCTGATGTATCATTGTAGAACCATGACCTACGTGACTCTGACACTCTAGTGTTACTATGTAGTATGTAGCAATGTTAGATTTAATGCGAGTAACAAAATTATGTGGTTATTGTTTCCCTTCGCTGACTTTCCCTTTAGGCCTAGCTGTTTTTTTTTGCCACGTCACCTTACAATGACATTGTAGACACTTGGTAAATATTTTAGGGCGACTGGTTGCTAAAATCTTCATCAAACTTTGATATCCATATAACTCTTGCGATTTAGCATTCTTCTTTTCGTTTTTTGTGTTTTGGCAATATGATGTAGTCTTTCATTCTTTGCTTGCCCCGCTCTGATATTATTTTTAACTGAAACATCACAGGTAGCTGCACTGATACTAGAAAATACTTTCACATCCATTTTGGACATGGCTGGAGTTCTCTTACCATTTCTGAAGTGGTTTATTGGAAAAGGTGGCTCCAAGGGTCCTAAAGTTCTTAATTTTCTTGTTCGTTCTCCCTGGAGCACTGTTGATGTTATTGGAGAGGTGAGCCTACATGTTGTTGGAGTCTATTATTTGTTCTACTTGTGTGGGTGTCTTGCCAATGCCAAAATACTGGCAATCAGCTTCATGTGGCTTAAAGCTCAAAGGCTTAGTTTTTATGTTAGAATATGAGTCTTTAATAAATTCAATTGCTACCAAATGAATCAAAGATAAGTGATCAATTTTATACTTCGTGTTGTAACCAGCTGCTAGCATAATTATGAGAATGTAAAGTAACTAACTATTAGGATATAAATCTTTTCATTTCTTTGTTCACGTGTGGAAAGTCATGATTCCTATAATTCTATTTCAAACTGTCACATAGGGTGTACTGTCTTAGATGTATTGATAAGTATTACTTAACTTGTGCttactttcattttatttatctctctttttattttttctgttttgaatTACGACCTTAAGTTTTACTTTCAAATCAATCACTTCTGCGAAAGGTATTTTTAGTTGACAGAAAGCTAGCATGACAAAGTAGTTAGTGGCTATTGCCATCCTAGCCTCCATTTCTTGGTTGGTCACTCTTCtgctaatttttatttttgccaCTCTTATTTTCGTATTTACTGGttgaaataataagaaaaatgacaGATAAAGTGCAAATGACTTGAGTGTTAAGTTCTCATCCAAGAAAAGTATACTGAGCAGGATGCACGCCAGCTCTCTGGTAATTAAACTATACTACATTTTTTGAAAGGGATTAATCTATAATTAAATGCTAGTTgacaaatcaaaatgaaaattatcAGAGAGGTAAGTGACTAGATTGAAAGTAGATGAAGG harbors:
- the LOC121789250 gene encoding alpha/beta hydrolase domain-containing protein WAV2-like, translated to MVSFVSALLYGVGGIVVAGMALLVAFQEKLVYVPVLPGLTKSYPITPARLRLLYEDVWLTSSDGVRLHAWFIKLSSDCKGPTILFFQENAGNIAHRLEMVRIMLQQLQCNVFMLSYRGYGASDGFPSQQGITKDAQAALNHLVERVDIDTSRIVVFGRSLGGAVGTVLVRNNPDKVAALILENTFTSILDMAGVLLPFLKWFIGKGGSKGPKVLNFLVRSPWSTVDVIGEVKQPILLLSGLQDEMVPPAHMEMLYAKAAARNQQCSFVEFPTGMHMDTWLAGGDRYWRTIQEFLEKTVPEKKDSGSSKVD